A single window of Dendropsophus ebraccatus isolate aDenEbr1 chromosome 5, aDenEbr1.pat, whole genome shotgun sequence DNA harbors:
- the LOC138794215 gene encoding E3 ubiquitin/ISG15 ligase TRIM25-like: protein MAFSGLSGELSCSICLGIYKDPVMLSCGHNFCQVCITTSWDKHWSTRIYSCPECRAEFKTRPALQKNLKLGNIVEHYRATREHVEGSEIFCSYCLTSPAPAIKTCLHCEAALCQLHLKNHSKSANHILVEPNSLVDQKCPDHDELIKYFCAQDNTLLCPVCNDEKHKDHKVELVSEAGEKKRQRLWASIKELCSETEDRENLFWMLEEHRKKIQEKSLNVKQRVFALFHGLREKLNLLENKTIDEITRQEKVAYSSHSQHVQKLHKDVKEMYKKKLQLQEMCKIPDHLTLLKQTAVDVDPKLCPRPIYGVTLDEEKIVVTLLSALSGFPDFITEMKKKCGFDVEDSTDLILNVNTADPNLALSYDFKEVLDSNKQKLRPHLPERFYTQQVLSTKKFCSGKHYWEVKVFEDGNWSVGVTYNSVKRSGYTSRMGTNEKSWCVTWYDPFDEFYAEHDDDREDIYGYNATHEIGIYLDYEGGTVSFYELCNPIKHLHTFFDDFTEPLYAGIFVEQMAGIRIY from the coding sequence ATGGCATTTTCTGGACTAAGCGGTGAGCTGAGCTGCTCCATCTGCCTTGGCATATACAAAGACCCTGTAATGCTAAGCTGTGGCCATAACTTTTGTCAAGTCTGTATCACAACTTCGTGGGACAAACATTGGAGCACTAGGATTTACTCTTGTCCTGAATGTAGAGCAGAGTTTAAAACCCGTCCGGCTTTGCAGAAGAACCTGAAGCTGGGTAATATAGTAGAACATTATCGTGCTACTCGTGAACATGTAGAAGGATCGGAGATATTCTGCTCCTATTGTCTGACGTCTCCAGCACCCGCTATAAAAACCTGTCTACACTGTGAGGCTGCACTTTGCCAACTTCATTTGAAAAACCACAGCAAGTCGGCTAACCACATCTTGGTGGAACCAAATTCTCTAGTGGACCAAAAGTGTCCTGATCACGACGAACTGATAAAATATTTTTGCGCCCAGGATAACACTTTGTTGTGTCCCGTGTGTAATGACGAGAAGCACAAAGATCATAAAGTAGAGCTGGTGAGCGAAGCCGGGGAGAAAAAGCGTCAACGTTTATGGGCTTCCATAAAGGAACTGTGTTCGGAAACAGAAGACCGAGAGAACTTATTTTGGATGCTGGAGGAACATCGAAAAAAAATTCAAGAAAAATCCTTAAACGTAAAACAGCGAGTCTTTGCCCTTTTCCATGGCCTACGAGAAAAACTCAACTTGCTGGAAAATAAAACGATTGATGAAATCACGAGACAGGAAAAGGTGGCTTATAGCTCCCATTCTCAACACGTTCAAAAACTTCACAAAGACGTGAAGGAGATGTACAAGAAAAAACTCCAGCTTCAAGAGATGTGTAAAATCCCAGACCACTTGACTCTTCTCAAGCAAACTGCTGTCGATGTCGATCCTAAACTCTGTCCAAGACCGATTTATGGCGTAACGTTGGACGAAGAAAAGATTGTGGTGACCTTGCTCAGCGCTTTGAGTGGGTTTCCGGATTTTATTACGGAAATGAAGAAAAAGTGTGGCTTTGATGTGGAAGATTCTACCGACTTAATCCTGAACGTTAATACGGCTGACCCTAACCTTGCTCTCTCATATGATTTTAAAGAGGTTCTGGATTCCAACAAACAAAAACTTCGACCCCATCTTCCAGAGAGATTTTATACCCAGCAGGTATTAAGCACCAAAAAGTTTTGCTCTGGAAAACATTATTGGGAAGTCAAAGTCTTTGAAGATGGGAACTGGTCTGTAGGTGTGACCTACAATAGCGTGAAGAGAAGTGGCTATACATCACGTATGGGAACAAACGAGAAGTCCTGGTGCGTAACTTGGTATGATCCATTTGATGAGTTTTATGCAGAACACGATGATGATCGGGAAGATATATACGGTTATAACGCCACACATGAAATTGGAATATACCTGGATTACGAAGGTGGGACGGTGTCTTTCTATGAACTGTGCAATCCTATAAAACACTTGCATACGTTCTTTGATGACTTTACCGAACCCCTTTATGCCGGAATTTTTGTAGAACAGATGGCGGGAATTAGAATCTATTAA
- the LOC138793928 gene encoding E3 ubiquitin/ISG15 ligase TRIM25-like has translation MASSDLGEELSCSICLSIYTNPVMLSCGHNFCEVCISDTFAMKRRSGIYSCPECRTEFKTYPVLQKNLKLSNIVDHYHSTKETPQETETFCTYCVSSLVPAVKTCLRCEAYFCELHLKNHSKSTDHTMIEPIRSLQDRKCAVHNELIKYFCARDSSLLCASCSTNWKHKGHETELLSAASTKEKARLQKFMEKLSSKTEEAEKKASRLEENRDHLRQKSAGLKERVTGLFGDIRRELNHLENKVLEEISTQETSLSALCSERIEKLDKQIQETYRKKRQVEELCKISDPLMFLKQGAQTEGFELESLFYTENLNEELITVTLINALNRLSKVIPEVKKKYKFNVGDSTDMVLNVNTANPFVALSYDLKKATNTDKEKSRPFHPERFTIQQVLSTKRFTSGEHYWEIETSTCGQWGVGVTYNSVKRKGEYSYIGTNPKSWCLNWSKGELTVDHDSESESVECSVSAPNIGIYLDYDGGVISFYELSYSAKHLYTFSAHFTEPLFAGFYVNDDAWVTIAS, from the coding sequence ATGGCTTCGTCTGATCTAGGTGAAGAGCTGAGCTGCTCTATTTGCCTCAGCATATACACCAACCCAGTAATGCTGAGCTGTGGCCATAACTTCTGTGAGGTCTGTATATCAGACACTTTTGCCATGAAGAGGAGGTCTGGGATTTACTCTTGTCCAGAATGCAGAACGGAGTTTAAAACGTATCCAGTATTGCAGAAGAACCTGAAGTTGAGCAATATTGTTGACCATTATCATTCCACTAAGGAGACTCCACAAGAAACCGAGACGTTCTGTACATATTGTGTGTCTTCCCTGGTACCTGCCGTTAAAACCTGCCTACGCTGTGAAGCCTATTTTTGTGAACTTCATCTGAAGAACCACAGTAAGTCTACAGACCACACCATGATTGAGCCCATCAGGTCTCTACAGGACAGAAAATGTGCTGTCCACAATGAACTCATAAAATATTTTTGTGCCCGAGATTCTTCATTGCTTTGTGCCAGTTGTTCTACGAACTGGAAGCACAAAGGTCATGAGACGGAACTGCTAAGTGCAGCAAGTACGAAAGAGAAAGCACGACTGCAAAAGTTTATGGAAAAATTGTCTTCAAAAACAGAAGAGGCAGAAAAAAAAGCCTCGCGTCTTGAAGAAAACAGAGACCACCTCCGGCAAAAATCGGCCGGTCTGAAAGAAAGAGTCACCGGTCTTTTTGGAGACATCAGACGTGAACTTAATCATCTTGAAAATAAAGTCCTGGAAGAAATCTCTACGCAGGAAACCAGTTTATCTGCTTTGTGCTCTGAACGCATTGAAAAGCTCGATAAACAAATACAGGAAACGTACAGGAAAAAACGTCAGGTCGAAGAGTTATGTAAAATCTCCGATCCGCTGATGTTTCTGAAACAAGGGGCTCAAACTGAAGGTTTTGAGCTGGAGTCTCTATTTTATACGGAAAACCTGAATGAAGAATTAATAACCGTGACCTTGATAAACGCTTTGAACAGACTATCCAAAGTTATTCCTGAAGTGAAGAAAAAGTATAAATTCAATGTGGGAGACTCTACTGATATGGTCCTAAATGTCAATACGGCAAACCCTTTCGTTGCTCTCTCCTATGACCTAAAGAAAGCCACCAATACCGACAAGGAAAAATCACGGCCCTTTCACCCAGAAAGATTTACCATTCAGCAAGTTTTATCCACCAAGAGGTTCACTTCTGGAGAGCATTACTGGGAAATTGAGACAAGTACCTGCGGACAATGGGGCGTGGGGGTCACCTATAACAGTGTCAAGAGAAAGGGAGAATATTCCTATATTGGAACAAATCCCAAGTCCTGGTGCTTGAACTGGTCTAAAGGAGAACTTACAGTAGATCATGATAGTGAATCAGAAAGCGTAGAGTGCTCGGTATCAGCACCAAATATTGGAATATACCTGGACTATGATGGGGGGGTGATATCCTTTTACGAGTTGTCTTATTCGGCCAAACACCTCTATACGTTTTCTGCTCATTTCACAGAACCTCTTTTTGCAGGATTTTATGTCAATGATGACGCCTGGGTTACGATTGCAAGTTAA